The Chryseolinea soli genome contains a region encoding:
- a CDS encoding TlpA family protein disulfide reductase produces the protein MKTGILDAAAAPPAVMKTFDYNFNIKDLEGHVIDFNQFKGKTIFLNMWATWCGPCRVEMPGIDELYKKVKDNDKIVFVMLSLDKRENFTKVVNFTKEKGYAFPVYVPSGYLPEQLQVPSIPTTLVINSEGKIVSKETGTTNYDTPKFKKFLENL, from the coding sequence ATGAAAACGGGCATCCTGGACGCCGCAGCGGCCCCACCAGCGGTCATGAAAACCTTCGATTATAATTTCAACATAAAGGACCTGGAAGGTCATGTGATCGACTTCAATCAGTTTAAAGGCAAGACGATCTTTCTGAACATGTGGGCCACGTGGTGCGGCCCCTGCCGTGTAGAGATGCCGGGCATTGACGAGCTCTATAAAAAGGTAAAGGACAACGATAAAATCGTCTTTGTTATGCTGTCGTTAGACAAAAGGGAGAACTTTACAAAAGTGGTGAACTTTACAAAGGAAAAAGGCTATGCATTCCCCGTGTATGTGCCCTCAGGATATCTTCCCGAACAACTGCAGGTTCCCTCCATTCCGACCACGCTAGTGATCAACAGCGAAGGAAAAATTGTGAGCAAGGAAACAGGCACGACGAATTACGACACTCCAAAATTTAAAAAGTTCTTGGAGAACTTGTAA
- a CDS encoding DUF6958 family protein — MEKNTKPAEEVVRTHRPDGRPGVVLLKQEYDFLCSFILSSVEKSDNITLNDLLEKARVTLDGKWSGDLSWKILQVKMDLEAHRLLEVMVATRKRHAYTLKLTRQGLSRIRYENQVAEWAEKD, encoded by the coding sequence ATGGAAAAGAATACGAAGCCTGCGGAGGAAGTGGTGCGCACGCACCGACCCGATGGCCGTCCAGGTGTGGTCTTGTTGAAGCAGGAGTATGATTTTTTATGTTCGTTCATCCTTTCCAGTGTCGAAAAATCGGATAACATTACGTTGAACGATTTGCTTGAAAAGGCCCGTGTCACCCTCGATGGAAAATGGAGCGGCGACCTGTCTTGGAAGATCCTCCAGGTAAAAATGGATCTGGAAGCCCACCGCCTCCTCGAAGTGATGGTGGCGACACGCAAGCGCCATGCCTACACCCTCAAATTGACCCGCCAGGGTCTTTCCAGAATCCGCTATGAGAATCAAGTGGCCGAGTGGGCCGAGAAAGATTGA
- a CDS encoding acyl-CoA-binding protein, whose product MDQQQFDAAVERSKTFTKRPTNEELLRLYGLFKQATEGDATGDRPGGFDFKAIAKFDAWEELKGKSKEQAMTEYVNLVNDLHKLYA is encoded by the coding sequence ATGGACCAACAACAATTCGACGCCGCGGTAGAGCGCTCTAAGACGTTCACGAAAAGACCCACCAACGAAGAGTTGCTCCGGCTCTATGGACTGTTCAAACAAGCCACAGAGGGCGACGCCACTGGCGACCGCCCCGGCGGGTTTGACTTCAAAGCCATTGCCAAATTCGATGCGTGGGAAGAATTGAAGGGCAAGTCCAAAGAGCAAGCGATGACGGAATACGTGAACCTGGTGAACGACCTTCACAAACTCTACGCGTGA
- a CDS encoding 16S rRNA (uracil(1498)-N(3))-methyltransferase encodes MNLFYQPRLPEGIHYLDPDESRHCTKVLRKKQGDTLHLTDGKGFFYTAVITHPDPQRCTFEVTEKQAAPTRDFSIHIAISPTKNADRLEWFVEKSVEIGIDAITITECDHTERIHIKLERLEKLCVSAMKQSVKATLPKLTGVVPLPEFIAHVKATGKFIAYVDPDNPLHLYQMATPHQDYVVLIGPEGDFSKEELALALQQGFRKASLGPSRLRTETAGLVACHTLHLLNTV; translated from the coding sequence TTGAATCTCTTTTACCAACCACGCCTCCCCGAGGGTATCCATTACCTCGACCCCGACGAGTCCAGACACTGCACAAAAGTGCTGCGAAAAAAACAGGGCGATACGCTCCACCTGACCGACGGCAAAGGCTTCTTCTACACTGCCGTCATCACGCACCCCGATCCCCAGCGGTGCACCTTCGAAGTCACCGAAAAGCAAGCTGCACCGACGCGAGACTTCTCCATCCACATCGCCATCTCCCCAACGAAGAATGCAGACCGGTTGGAGTGGTTCGTGGAAAAGTCCGTCGAGATCGGCATCGACGCCATCACGATCACTGAATGCGACCACACCGAACGCATACACATAAAACTTGAACGACTCGAGAAACTTTGTGTGAGCGCAATGAAGCAGTCCGTGAAGGCCACACTCCCCAAACTCACCGGTGTCGTGCCTTTACCCGAGTTCATTGCCCACGTCAAGGCAACTGGGAAGTTCATCGCCTATGTGGACCCTGACAATCCGCTACACCTGTACCAAATGGCCACACCCCATCAAGACTATGTGGTACTGATTGGCCCCGAGGGCGATTTTTCGAAGGAGGAATTGGCCCTTGCCCTGCAACAAGGCTTCCGCAAAGCGAGCCTCGGCCCCAGCCGGCTTCGTACGGAAACGGCAGGCCTGGTAGCCTGCCACACCCTGCATTTGCTTAACACCGTGTGA
- a CDS encoding nucleoside recognition domain-containing protein, which translates to MILNYIWVSFFLLAFVVAVFKLIVFQDVEVFPALLQSTFAMAKTGFEISISLTGVMSLWLGLMKIGERGGIVPILSRVVGPFFSRLFPEIPKDHPATGSIIMNFSANMLGLDNAATPLGLKAMKELQEINPSPDTASNAQIMFLVLNTSGLTVIPLAIIADRTTLGSLNPTSIFIPTLIATFCSTLVGLIYLCARQKIKLLDKVLLGYIVGLCSVVVLSVWYFTTLSQDELQRQSTLITSVIIITVIISFLALGIRRKIPLFETFVEGAKEGFETSVKIIPFLIAMLVAIGIFRTSGALEYIIKGIAWTVGSVGLNTDFVQALPVAFLKPMSGQSARGMMIEISKTFGPDSFVANLSSIFRGCAETTFYILAVYFGSVNVRKTRYALTAGLIADLGGIVAAIFVGYLFFH; encoded by the coding sequence ATGATCTTAAACTACATCTGGGTTTCTTTTTTCCTTTTAGCTTTTGTTGTGGCCGTTTTCAAATTGATCGTCTTCCAGGATGTGGAGGTCTTCCCCGCACTTTTGCAATCGACCTTCGCCATGGCAAAAACCGGGTTTGAGATTTCTATTTCACTCACCGGCGTGATGTCCCTTTGGCTTGGGCTGATGAAGATCGGCGAACGCGGGGGCATAGTGCCCATCCTATCCCGAGTGGTGGGTCCATTCTTTTCAAGACTATTTCCGGAAATCCCCAAAGATCACCCAGCCACCGGTTCCATCATCATGAATTTCAGCGCCAACATGCTCGGCCTCGACAACGCCGCTACGCCGCTGGGACTCAAGGCGATGAAGGAATTGCAAGAGATCAATCCGAGCCCAGACACCGCTTCCAATGCACAGATCATGTTCCTGGTGCTCAACACTTCGGGACTCACGGTCATCCCCCTCGCCATCATTGCCGATCGCACTACGCTGGGTTCCCTCAACCCGACGAGCATCTTCATCCCAACCCTGATCGCCACCTTCTGCTCCACACTGGTAGGATTGATTTACCTCTGCGCACGTCAAAAAATAAAACTGCTGGACAAGGTATTGCTCGGCTACATCGTCGGCCTTTGCAGCGTGGTTGTACTTTCTGTATGGTACTTCACAACGCTCTCGCAAGACGAGCTGCAACGCCAGTCCACGCTCATCACCAGTGTGATCATCATCACGGTGATCATATCCTTCCTGGCCCTTGGCATCCGGAGGAAAATACCGCTTTTCGAAACCTTTGTAGAAGGTGCGAAGGAAGGCTTTGAAACTTCTGTGAAGATCATTCCCTTTCTCATCGCTATGCTCGTCGCGATCGGCATCTTCCGGACATCGGGTGCGCTGGAGTACATTATTAAAGGCATCGCCTGGACGGTCGGTTCGGTTGGATTAAACACCGACTTTGTGCAAGCATTGCCCGTGGCGTTCCTCAAACCCATGAGCGGTCAAAGCGCACGGGGCATGATGATCGAAATATCCAAAACCTTCGGCCCCGATTCTTTCGTCGCCAACCTGAGCAGCATTTTCCGGGGATGCGCCGAAACCACATTCTATATTCTGGCTGTGTATTTTGGCTCCGTAAATGTGCGAAAAACACGCTATGCGTTAACCGCCGGTCTGATCGCTGACCTGGGAGGGATAGTAGCCGCTATTTTTGTGGGTTACTTGTTCTTTCATTGA